The following nucleotide sequence is from Verrucomicrobiota bacterium.
AAAAAACACCTCCTTTCGGCCGTCGACGCGTCGCACGTGCCGAATGAAGTTCATGCCCGCTGAAAGGAGGTCACATTCAGATGATCATTAACACAGTGAAAATAACGGTGTACTACCCAAGATCCAGGCGCCAGACAATCGACGTGATTCGAGGGAGCGGCAGGGTTCGACCCATCCGTGGCTCTCTTGTGGTGCGGGTGAAGGCGGTGAGTTGACCGGCACAAAGGCATCCGGTTCAACGACCAGCACCTCCAGGGCGTTGACGGCGCGGCAGCGGCCCTCCGCCTGTGATCTCGATAAAGGCAGGAATCGGCCCGCGCAGGTCCGGCAGCGTGTGACTGGACAACGGCCCCCCGAAAACAGGCGCATCATTACCGCCCGGCTCGCCCGTCACCTCTCATGCCCATTTGAGGTTGCGCCTCCGATGCAGCACCGCTGCTGATACTCGGTGAGACACCGCGGTCGACGGCGCTTTCGGTGACGCGGGGGGGCAACCGTCACTTTACAAATCGCGCCTTCCACCGCACCGTTGATTCCTCGTTTGCCCTTCGAGATGAATCTGCTGCTCACCAACGATGACGGTATTGACGCCCCCGGTCTGGAGGCGCTCGTGCGCGCGGCTCGCACCCTCGGCCATGACCCGCTGGTCGTCGCTCCCGCCACGCACCAATCCTGGTGCAGCCATACGATCACGGCTAATCGCGGGCTGCGCGTGGAGCGACGCGCAGACGACCGCTTCGCCGTCCACGGCACCCCGGCCGATTGCGTGCGGATGGGCCTGCTGCGCCTGGCCCGTGAGGCCAAATGGGTGCTCAGCGGCATTAACCACGGCGCTAACCTCGGCGCCGACGTGTATTACTCGGGCACGGTGGCCGCCGTGCGCGAGGCCGTCCTGCACGGCTGGCCCGGGGTGGCGCTCTCGCATTACCGCAGGAAAGGGGTGGAGCTTGACGATTGGGAGCGCGTGACCCCGTGGGCCGCTTCGGTGCTGGCCGATCTGCTCGCCCGGCCGACGCAGCCGGGGCTCTTTTACAACGTGAATCTGCCGCACCTTGAGCCGAAGGACAACGCGACGCCGCAGGTCGTCTTCTGCCCGCTCGATCCTAACCCGCTGCCGCTCAACTATCGGCATGAGGAAGAAGAAGACGAGTTCTATTATGACGGCAACTACACTGCCCGGCAGCGCAAAGCAGGCGCCGATATGGAAGTCTGCCTGCAGGGCGGCATCGCCGTCACCGAACTACGGTTATTTTGACGAGACGAGCTCGCCGCGAACCGGCGTCTCACGCGGCGGGGTTCCGACTTGTGTCCAAGTCCGGCGCTGAAACGTTAGACACCGCGCGGTGTCGAATCCCTCGGAGCCATTCGACCGGATCTTTGCCGGCTGGAACGGGGTTCGAAGGATCATGCCGCCTGCGGCAGGTTGTGCGCGCCGGCCGACTCGTTGAATCGGCGCGCAGCAAGGTTTCCCTAACCGGGTAGATCGGCGGCAGGCCCGATGGCGAAGGAAGACTCCGCCGGCGTCAGGGCCGACCGGGTTACTTACTGAGGCGGCGGGGCGTAGACCCGGATGTAATCGACCAGCAGGTTCGACGGGTTGGGAACCCCGGTTTCAGGCCAACCGCCGCCCAGCGCCAGATCCACCATCACGTAA
It contains:
- the surE gene encoding 5'/3'-nucleotidase SurE, with the translated sequence MNLLLTNDDGIDAPGLEALVRAARTLGHDPLVVAPATHQSWCSHTITANRGLRVERRADDRFAVHGTPADCVRMGLLRLAREAKWVLSGINHGANLGADVYYSGTVAAVREAVLHGWPGVALSHYRRKGVELDDWERVTPWAASVLADLLARPTQPGLFYNVNLPHLEPKDNATPQVVFCPLDPNPLPLNYRHEEEEDEFYYDGNYTARQRKAGADMEVCLQGGIAVTELRLF